The genomic interval TTGGCCGAAGCACCGGCTTGCTTGAACGCGGTGACGACGTTGGACAGGTCCGGCGCCTCGATGGGCATGTCGGCGCCGAAGGTGTACTGAAGCTGGGTGCGGACCGCGTCCAGGTCGCCTTTGAGGAGGTTGCTCTTCAGGGCTTCCGCCGCCTCCTTGCCACCGCGGGCCGCCACGTCGGCGAGGAGCTTCATGCCCTGCTGCATGGTGGAGCGGGCCTCTTGGGGCAGCTGCTTGGCCGCTCGTCCCATGTCGGCCAGTGCCATCTGCTGCATGGCGGCGGACAGCTTGCCGGGGTTGTTCGTCGCGGAGGCATCCGCCCACGCCCGCGCGATGTCCTTGCCGTACTTCTCCGCGATGGCAGGCAGCTGCTCCAGGCCCGCGCGGAACGCGGGAGTGGAGCGGGCCGTGCCCTCCTGGATGATGCTTTCGAGCTCGTCGGCGACCTTCGTGCCGCCCTTGTCGAGTTGCCGGACCAGCTCGTCCAGCATGGGGGCCGCATCGACTCCCAGCTTGGCGAAGTGGTCCACCAAGTCCAGTCGGCCGGCGGCTGCGAGCTGGCCAAGATTCTTCTGCCAGTCCCGCTGCGCGGAGAGCTGCTTGCTCAGTTGCTCGAGGTAGTCCTTCAAGCTGGCTTTGGCCGAGTCGGCGGAACGCCCTGCCTTCCGGTTGGCCTCCGCAACCTGCTCCTGTGCGGCCTTCCATGCCTTCGCGGGATCGACGACGTCCGCCAGGGCCTTGCCCATGGCTTCCATCTCTTCGGTGAACTTCGGCGCACCGTTCTTGTCCGTCGGAAGCTGGACCGTGAGGTCCCACAGACCGGCCATCTCCAGCCGATTGTTCTTGATCTTGGAGTTGACTATCTCCATGTTCGCGGCGAGCTCGGCTTCCTTCTTCACCGCGTTGCTCCACACGCCGTGCTGCTTCTCCAGCACCTTGCGGGCGCGGTCGAAGGAGATGTCGTAGGTGTAGGTCCTGCCGGACACTTCCCAGGAGCCCGCCTTACGCGCCTTGAGCTCGTCCAGGAGGTCCTGATACTTCTTGCCACCGCTGGTCAGAGCATCAATGGCCTGCTCGACGCTGACTCCGGCATCCTTGAGTTTCTGCACGTCGCCGCTGTCGGTGAGCTGCTCGGTCAGCTTGCGCAAGCCTGCGCCCTGCTCGCCTTCCTCACGCTCGGCTCGTAGCGCCGTAACAAGCTCCTCGGTCGCCGCCTTGGCCTCTTGCTTGGACGCCGAGTACGCCGCGTATGCGGCGACACCGATCGTGAGGATGGCAGCCAGACCGCTAACGGCAAGTCCGGCACCAGACAGAACGGCGGGAAGAACGGCACCGCCGGTGCGAGCCGCCGCCAGCTGGGTGCGGAATGTGGCCAGTTGCAGGCCGAGCTTGGTGAACGCCGCGCGAGCCAGGAGGCCAGCGGCGGCGAGCGCCAGCAGTCCACCAGCGAAGGACTTAACGGGGCCCGGAAGGTCGTTGATGGCCCCGGCCAGGACGCTCAGGTACTGGCCGATCGTCTGTAGTACGGGCAGCAGAGCGCGGCCCATGTCGATGCCGAGCGCGGTGACTTGGTTTCGGAAGAGGGACCACTGTCCGGCAGTGGTGTCCATCTGGATCTCGTATGCCTTGTGTGCGGCGCCCGCCCGCTGGACCTCGATCGCAATGCCCTTGTATGTCGAGGCGTAGTTTTCGCCATCGGCTGCCGACAGTGCGAGCATCGCGCGGGTGGCGCGGATGTCCTTGAACATGTTGGCAATGGCGTCGGCGCTGCCCTTCGTGACGCCGCGCAGCTTGTTGACGACGACGTACAAGCCGTCCTGCCGGATGGCTGAGGCGACGGACTCGTAGCCGAGATCCTTGATGGCGTCGCGCATCTCCCGAGTGGGCTTGACCATCCGGGTCATCATCATGTTCAGGGCCGTCGCGGCTTCAGCCGCAGGGATACCAGCAAGGGTGATCGCAGCGAGCGCGGAGCTGAGGTCATCGAACTCCACACCCGCGGCGGCGCCCATGGGAACTACGTCGCCAAGCTGCTGTGCCAGTTCCTCAAACGAGACGACGCCCAGGTTGACCGTCTGGAACATCGTGTCCATAACGTCGGCGGCCGCCGAAGCGGGCATGCCGTACGCCTTCAGGACACCGAGCAGCGCGCGGGACGAGGTCTCCGTCGTCGTCAGGCCGGCAGAGGCACCCTTGGCCGCGACCTCAAGGATGCTCATGGCTTGCGCGCCGTCGAAGCCAGTGGAAACGATCTGGTACAGACCGTCGGCCAGCTGCTCCGCCGTCTGCGGCAGCTCGGTCGACAGCCGGACGATCTGATCGGTGAACTGGGCGACGTTCTCGCTGGTGATCTGCTGCGAGATCGTCATCACGTTGGCCATCGCCCGCTCCAGCTGAATGGCGTTGGCCACGCCGACGCCGAGGACGGCGCCGAGCACGAGTCCTCCCTGAGCAAGCGTCGCGGCGCGGGCGTTTGCCGCCGCCGCAACCTGTGCTTCGGCACGCGCTACCTGGCGCGCGGATGCCTGGGCGCTGCGCGCGGCGGCGCGCT from Streptomyces spiramyceticus carries:
- a CDS encoding phage tail tape measure protein — its product is MAGAYNLYVNLMANTGGLTAGLRGAAGQLRGFDQGLAGLGNRLGSVRTATDALARAQAAASAETIRSQGRIAQATQRAAAAQQVVARGHRAQALATSLATRAQEAQTASVLAGERAARAQALSQTLAARAQATAGRGAQAAARTAAAAQAAADRATQAHAAAQARAVTAQQAATRASGRAQRASVGLADAEARARTAVTARDDAQRAAARSAQASARQVARAEAQVAAAANARAATLAQGGLVLGAVLGVGVANAIQLERAMANVMTISQQITSENVAQFTDQIVRLSTELPQTAEQLADGLYQIVSTGFDGAQAMSILEVAAKGASAGLTTTETSSRALLGVLKAYGMPASAAADVMDTMFQTVNLGVVSFEELAQQLGDVVPMGAAAGVEFDDLSSALAAITLAGIPAAEAATALNMMMTRMVKPTREMRDAIKDLGYESVASAIRQDGLYVVVNKLRGVTKGSADAIANMFKDIRATRAMLALSAADGENYASTYKGIAIEVQRAGAAHKAYEIQMDTTAGQWSLFRNQVTALGIDMGRALLPVLQTIGQYLSVLAGAINDLPGPVKSFAGGLLALAAAGLLARAAFTKLGLQLATFRTQLAAARTGGAVLPAVLSGAGLAVSGLAAILTIGVAAYAAYSASKQEAKAATEELVTALRAEREEGEQGAGLRKLTEQLTDSGDVQKLKDAGVSVEQAIDALTSGGKKYQDLLDELKARKAGSWEVSGRTYTYDISFDRARKVLEKQHGVWSNAVKKEAELAANMEIVNSKIKNNRLEMAGLWDLTVQLPTDKNGAPKFTEEMEAMGKALADVVDPAKAWKAAQEQVAEANRKAGRSADSAKASLKDYLEQLSKQLSAQRDWQKNLGQLAAAGRLDLVDHFAKLGVDAAPMLDELVRQLDKGGTKVADELESIIQEGTARSTPAFRAGLEQLPAIAEKYGKDIARAWADASATNNPGKLSAAMQQMALADMGRAAKQLPQEARSTMQQGMKLLADVAARGGKEAAEALKSNLLKGDLDAVRTQLQYTFGADMPIEAPDLSNVVTAFKQAGASANMEWSGALSLIQLAASTKGTAAAQALTSALLSGDMAAVKASLDAIGLSVQEIPGSKSITVSVTTNQPPPVVIPILYRRKSLPHDKDGNGVPDLVQAPTRQAKGSVLEFYANGGVRREQHVAQIAPAGAWRVWAEPSTGGEAYVPLSQTKRPRSKAIVEEVVRRFGGDVTWYANGGLTDWSYSPGDVPELESASSIRSRSVRKVKGKGKAKDKEVFDLALFEQNLRKASRRAAAWRIDLATVARRAGQEVADALEAMGEDGVELTRKMANGSSKYINTMAKDLERLAGIARASLGDFTTQLRAAVKDQTTFEKNLSKLAASGYGDLAKMLAEQGDGDAEALASQAVRDRKKAKAANDQARAANRTVPDADLPDLVAIVAAVKNSKTGLHKVAETTGLTEDRVIEISNLALDRIRNALGGKGTTFLSDLAKANKGLAYASGGILTPGLYATSNGIVRFAEPSTKGEAFIPLGAGTRGSATTVLADVARRFGYRLTPATEAGPRRLVEARPAGVQVVVVREQPKALIEHMPVTVNARSDRDSAGEFGAEIMRRLRNAQRGGRI